One region of Micromonospora lupini genomic DNA includes:
- a CDS encoding potassium channel family protein: protein MHVVIMGCGRVGSTLAHSLESRGHSVAVIDQDADAFRRLGPDFAGITVTGAGFDGEVLRQAGIERADAFAAVSSGDNSNIISARLARETFGVSRVAARIYDQRRAQVYERLGIPTVATVRWTADRMLRHLVPEGNVEIFRDPTSTVSIVEVPVHKEWIGRPVRVLEEASGARVAYLIRFGIGTLPTASTVVQEGDQVFMLVSDDIVATVTSVAATPPEGGH, encoded by the coding sequence GTGCACGTCGTGATCATGGGATGTGGCCGGGTCGGGTCGACCCTCGCCCACAGCCTGGAGTCCCGGGGGCACTCGGTGGCGGTGATCGACCAGGACGCTGACGCCTTCCGGCGGCTCGGCCCCGACTTCGCCGGCATCACGGTGACCGGGGCGGGCTTCGACGGCGAGGTGCTGCGCCAGGCGGGCATCGAGCGCGCGGACGCCTTCGCGGCCGTCTCCAGCGGCGACAACTCCAACATCATCTCGGCGCGGTTGGCCCGCGAGACGTTCGGCGTGTCCCGCGTCGCGGCCCGCATCTACGACCAGCGCCGCGCCCAGGTCTACGAGCGGCTGGGCATCCCCACGGTGGCGACGGTGCGCTGGACCGCCGACCGGATGCTGCGGCACCTCGTGCCGGAGGGCAACGTGGAGATCTTCCGCGACCCCACGAGCACCGTGTCGATCGTCGAGGTCCCGGTGCACAAGGAGTGGATCGGCCGGCCGGTGCGCGTCCTGGAGGAGGCGTCCGGCGCGCGGGTGGCCTACCTGATCCGTTTCGGCATCGGCACGCTGCCCACCGCGTCCACAGTCGTGCAGGAGGGCGACCAGGTGTTCATGCTGGTCAGCGACGACATCGTGGCGACCGTCACGTCGGTGGCGGCGACGCCGCCGGAAGGGGGGCACTGA
- the dxs gene encoding 1-deoxy-D-xylulose-5-phosphate synthase, which translates to MSVEEDTANHGRLLGTVRGPQDVKRMSGEELEVLAAEIRDFLIAKVSRTGGHVGPNLGVVELTLAMHRVFDSPRDRLLFDTGHQAYVHKILTGRQAGFDKLRQRGGLSGYPSQAESEHDLIENSHASTALSYADGLAKAYALRGEARSVVAVVGDGALTGGMCWEALNNIATAGNSLVIVVNDNGRSYSPTIGGLADHLSSLRLNPGYEKVLDTVKDALGSTPLVGKPMYEVLHAVKKGIKDAVAPQAMFEDLGIKYVGPVDGHDVAAVESALRAAKNFGGPVIVHAVTRKGYGYRPAEEDEADCLHGPGSAFDVETGALLAAPSVKWTHVFADELLAIADERPDVVGITAAMAEPTGIAKLARKYPERVYDVGIAEQHAATSAAGLALGGLHPVVAVYATFLNRAFDQVLLDVAMHKLPVTFVLDRAGITGPDGPSHYGIWDMSVFGVVPGLRIAAPRDAATLREELREALATDDGPTVVRFPTGAVAADLPALRRVGPVDVLAESARTDVLLVAVGSFGQLGMEVAARVAEQGYGVTVVDPRWVRPVPAELVELAARHRLVVSVEDGVRVGGVGDALGQALRDADVRVPLKDLGVPADWHPHGTRAQILADLGLTAQDVARDVTGWISRLDATPDRLTPTKTPAQN; encoded by the coding sequence ATGAGTGTTGAAGAGGACACGGCCAACCACGGCCGGCTGCTGGGGACGGTTCGCGGTCCGCAGGACGTCAAGCGGATGTCGGGCGAGGAGCTGGAAGTGCTCGCCGCCGAGATTCGGGACTTCCTGATCGCCAAGGTCTCCCGCACCGGCGGGCATGTCGGGCCCAACCTCGGTGTGGTCGAGCTGACACTTGCCATGCACCGCGTCTTCGACTCCCCCCGGGACCGGCTCCTGTTCGACACCGGCCACCAGGCGTACGTGCACAAGATCCTCACCGGGCGCCAGGCCGGCTTCGACAAGCTCCGCCAGCGCGGTGGCCTCTCCGGCTACCCCAGCCAGGCGGAGAGCGAGCACGACCTCATCGAGAACTCGCACGCCTCCACAGCGCTCTCCTACGCCGACGGCCTGGCCAAGGCGTACGCCCTGCGGGGTGAGGCGCGCAGCGTCGTGGCCGTGGTCGGCGACGGCGCGCTGACCGGCGGCATGTGCTGGGAGGCGCTGAACAACATCGCCACCGCCGGCAACTCCCTCGTCATCGTGGTCAACGACAACGGCCGGTCCTACTCGCCGACCATCGGCGGCCTCGCCGACCACCTCTCCTCGCTGCGGCTCAACCCCGGCTACGAGAAGGTCCTCGACACGGTCAAGGACGCTCTCGGCTCCACGCCGCTGGTCGGCAAGCCGATGTACGAGGTGCTGCACGCCGTCAAGAAGGGCATCAAGGACGCCGTCGCGCCGCAGGCCATGTTCGAGGACCTCGGCATCAAGTACGTCGGCCCGGTGGACGGGCACGACGTGGCGGCCGTCGAGTCGGCGCTGCGCGCGGCGAAGAACTTCGGCGGCCCGGTGATCGTGCACGCCGTCACCCGCAAGGGGTACGGCTACCGCCCGGCCGAGGAGGACGAGGCGGACTGCCTGCACGGCCCCGGCAGCGCCTTCGACGTGGAGACCGGCGCGCTGCTGGCCGCCCCCTCGGTGAAGTGGACGCACGTCTTCGCCGACGAGCTGCTGGCCATCGCCGACGAGCGGCCGGACGTGGTGGGCATCACCGCCGCCATGGCCGAGCCGACAGGCATCGCCAAGCTGGCCCGCAAGTACCCCGAGCGGGTGTACGACGTGGGCATCGCCGAGCAGCACGCCGCCACCTCGGCGGCCGGCCTGGCGCTCGGCGGCCTGCACCCGGTGGTCGCGGTCTACGCCACCTTCCTCAACCGCGCCTTCGACCAGGTCCTGCTGGACGTGGCGATGCACAAGCTGCCGGTGACGTTCGTGCTGGACCGGGCGGGCATCACCGGCCCGGACGGCCCCAGCCACTACGGCATCTGGGACATGTCCGTCTTCGGGGTGGTTCCCGGCCTGCGGATCGCCGCTCCCCGGGACGCCGCCACGCTGCGCGAGGAGCTGCGGGAGGCGTTGGCCACCGACGACGGCCCGACAGTCGTGCGGTTCCCGACCGGCGCGGTCGCCGCGGACCTGCCGGCGCTGCGCCGGGTCGGCCCGGTCGACGTGCTGGCCGAGTCGGCGCGTACCGACGTGCTGCTGGTCGCCGTCGGCTCCTTCGGCCAGCTGGGCATGGAGGTGGCCGCCCGGGTCGCCGAGCAGGGCTACGGCGTCACGGTCGTCGACCCCCGCTGGGTCCGTCCGGTCCCGGCCGAGCTGGTCGAGCTGGCCGCCCGCCACCGGCTCGTGGTCAGCGTCGAGGACGGCGTCCGCGTCGGCGGCGTCGGCGACGCTCTCGGCCAGGCCCTGCGCGACGCCGACGTCCGGGTGCCGCTCAAGGACCTGGGCGTACCTGCCGACTGGCACCCGCACGGCACCCGCGCGCAGATCCTCGCCGACCTCGGCCTGACCGCCCAGGACGTGGCGCGCGACGTCACCGGCTGGATCTCCCGCCTGGACGCCACCCCGGACCGGCTGACCCCCACGAAGACTCCGGCCCAGAACTGA
- a CDS encoding APC family permease codes for MASPTSLLKRLLLGRPFRSDRLQHTLLPKRIALPVFASDALSSVAYAPDEILLTLSIAGASALLFSPWIALAVVVVMLTVVASYRQNVHAYPSGGGDYEVATVNLGPKFGVGVASALLVDYVLTVAVSVSSGVANLGSVVPFVATHKVMIAVIAVVLLTAVNLRGLRESGTAFAIPTYGFVIVMGGMLLTGLFRVFVLGDDLRAPSADLVIQAEHSVTGFALVFLLLRTFSSGAAALTGVEAISNGVPAFKAPKSRNAATTLLLLGAIAVSLLVGIIWLARLTHLQFVEDPALQIVSGPDGYVQKTVTTQLGETVFGSGSFLLYVVAGMTALILFLAANTAFNGFPVLGSILAQDRYLPRQFHTRGDRLAFSNGITFLALFAIVLIVGFQAEVTRLIQLYIVGVFVSFTVSQAGMIRHWNRRLRTERDPEARRRMLRSRAINTFGMGLTGTVLVIVLITKFLLGAWIAIAAMAVIYVLMLAIRRHYDRVATELTPPDEGRAVLPARNHAIVLVSKLHQPTLRAIAYARATRPDTLTAVTVNVDEKDTRDLQADWERREMAIPLTVVDSPYREITRPILDFVASTRRTSPRDVVTVFIPEYVVGRWWENLLHNQSALRLKGRLLFEPGVMVVSVPWQLASTASKNLDRLDATLSNTPARGPRGTVPPPVAVPPPDEPGPVGSETVGNGRD; via the coding sequence GTGGCCAGTCCCACCTCGCTGCTGAAGCGGCTGCTCCTCGGTCGACCGTTCCGGTCCGACCGCCTGCAGCACACCCTCCTGCCGAAGCGCATCGCGCTGCCCGTGTTCGCCTCCGACGCGCTGTCCAGCGTCGCGTACGCGCCCGACGAGATCCTGCTGACCCTGTCCATCGCCGGTGCCTCGGCGCTCCTGTTCTCCCCGTGGATCGCCCTCGCGGTGGTCGTCGTGATGCTCACGGTGGTGGCCAGCTACCGGCAGAACGTGCACGCCTACCCCTCCGGCGGCGGCGACTACGAGGTGGCAACCGTCAACCTCGGCCCGAAGTTCGGGGTCGGGGTGGCCAGCGCCCTGCTTGTCGACTATGTGCTCACGGTGGCCGTGTCGGTCTCCTCCGGCGTGGCCAACCTCGGCTCGGTGGTGCCGTTCGTGGCCACGCACAAGGTCATGATCGCGGTGATCGCGGTGGTGCTGCTCACGGCGGTCAACCTGCGCGGCCTGCGCGAGTCGGGCACCGCCTTCGCCATCCCCACCTACGGTTTCGTCATCGTGATGGGCGGGATGCTGCTGACCGGGCTGTTCCGCGTCTTCGTGCTTGGCGACGACCTCCGTGCGCCAAGTGCCGACCTGGTCATCCAGGCCGAGCACAGCGTGACCGGTTTCGCACTCGTCTTCCTGCTGCTGCGGACGTTCAGCTCGGGGGCCGCCGCGCTCACCGGTGTGGAGGCGATCTCCAACGGCGTGCCGGCGTTCAAGGCGCCGAAGAGCCGCAACGCCGCCACGACGCTGCTGCTGCTGGGCGCGATCGCGGTGAGCCTGCTCGTCGGGATCATCTGGTTGGCCCGGCTGACCCACCTGCAGTTCGTCGAGGACCCGGCCCTGCAGATCGTCTCGGGCCCCGACGGGTACGTGCAGAAGACGGTGACCACCCAGCTCGGCGAGACGGTCTTCGGCTCCGGGTCGTTCCTGCTCTACGTGGTGGCCGGGATGACCGCGCTCATCCTCTTCCTGGCCGCGAACACCGCGTTCAACGGCTTCCCGGTGCTCGGCTCGATCCTCGCCCAGGACCGCTACCTGCCCCGCCAGTTCCACACCCGGGGCGACCGGCTGGCCTTCTCCAACGGCATCACCTTCCTGGCGCTCTTCGCGATCGTGCTGATCGTCGGGTTCCAGGCCGAGGTGACACGCCTCATCCAGCTCTACATCGTCGGCGTCTTCGTCTCGTTCACCGTGTCCCAGGCCGGCATGATCCGACACTGGAACCGACGCCTGCGCACCGAGCGGGACCCGGAGGCGCGTCGCCGGATGCTGCGGTCCCGGGCCATCAACACCTTCGGCATGGGTCTGACCGGCACGGTGCTGGTGATCGTCCTGATCACCAAGTTCCTGCTCGGCGCCTGGATCGCGATCGCCGCGATGGCGGTGATCTACGTGCTGATGCTGGCCATCCGCAGGCACTACGACCGGGTCGCCACCGAGCTGACCCCGCCGGACGAGGGCCGGGCCGTGCTGCCCGCCCGCAACCACGCGATCGTGCTTGTCAGCAAGCTGCACCAGCCGACGCTGCGGGCCATCGCGTACGCCCGGGCGACCCGGCCGGACACGCTGACAGCGGTGACCGTGAACGTGGACGAGAAGGACACCCGCGACCTGCAGGCCGACTGGGAGCGGCGGGAGATGGCGATCCCGCTCACAGTCGTCGACTCGCCGTACCGGGAGATCACCCGCCCGATCCTGGACTTCGTCGCCTCCACCCGCCGCACGTCACCCCGCGACGTGGTCACCGTCTTCATCCCGGAGTACGTGGTGGGGCGCTGGTGGGAGAACCTGTTGCACAACCAGAGCGCGCTGCGCCTCAAGGGCCGGCTGCTCTTCGAACCGGGGGTGATGGTGGTGAGCGTTCCCTGGCAGCTCGCCTCGACGGCGAGCAAGAACCTGGACCGGCTGGACGCCACGCTCTCCAACACGCCGGCACGCGGGCCCCGGGGCACCGTGCCGCCGCCGGTCGCCGTACCGCCGCCGGACGAGCCCGGCCCGGTGGGCAGCGAGACCGTCGGGAACGGCCGTGACTGA
- a CDS encoding class I SAM-dependent RNA methyltransferase — translation MTERTAPPVAAERGPAEEQRGLAEAERVELTVDAVAPGGHCVARVDGQVVFVRHALPGERVIAEVTEVHKGFVRADAVTVLDPSPDRVEPPCPYARPGACGGCDLQHVAPDAQLAWKTAVVREQLVRLGGLTDAELDRLGIRVEALPGGLLGWRSRVRYAVDAADRAGLLKHRSHEVVPIDKCRIAHPAIQQLPVLSPTGTRWPAAEAVETVASTGGDVSVAEVRDGVATPVSGPTEVREVAAGRDWALPASAFWQVHPAAADTLSTAVLELLDPRPGEVAWDLYGGAGLFAAGLATRVGASGRVTVVEAAAHSVAAARENLADLPRVEVVAARVETALARRRITGPVDVVVLDPPRSGAGAPVVRALTAAGPRAVAYVACDPAAFARDVRTFAERGWRLAALRGFDLFPMTQHVELLGLLLPVDAPDVDRP, via the coding sequence GTGACTGAGCGGACCGCGCCACCAGTGGCGGCCGAGCGTGGCCCGGCCGAGGAGCAACGTGGCCTCGCGGAGGCGGAGCGGGTGGAGCTGACCGTCGACGCGGTGGCCCCCGGCGGGCACTGCGTGGCCCGGGTGGACGGGCAGGTGGTGTTCGTCCGGCACGCCCTGCCCGGCGAGCGGGTGATCGCCGAGGTCACCGAGGTGCACAAGGGGTTCGTCCGAGCCGACGCCGTGACCGTGCTGGACCCCTCGCCGGACCGGGTGGAGCCGCCGTGCCCGTACGCGAGGCCGGGCGCCTGCGGCGGCTGCGACCTGCAACACGTCGCCCCGGACGCGCAGCTGGCCTGGAAGACCGCTGTGGTGCGCGAGCAGCTGGTGCGCCTCGGTGGGCTCACCGACGCCGAGCTGGACCGGCTCGGCATCCGGGTCGAGGCGCTGCCGGGCGGGCTGCTGGGGTGGCGCTCCCGGGTCCGCTACGCGGTCGACGCCGCGGACCGCGCCGGTCTGCTCAAGCACCGCTCGCACGAGGTCGTGCCGATCGACAAGTGCCGGATCGCCCACCCCGCCATCCAGCAACTGCCGGTGCTCAGCCCGACCGGCACGCGCTGGCCGGCGGCCGAGGCGGTGGAGACCGTCGCCAGCACCGGCGGGGACGTGAGCGTCGCGGAGGTCCGCGACGGGGTGGCCACGCCGGTGAGCGGGCCCACCGAGGTCCGCGAGGTGGCCGCAGGGCGGGACTGGGCGCTACCCGCGTCCGCCTTCTGGCAGGTGCACCCGGCGGCGGCGGACACCCTGTCCACGGCCGTGCTGGAGCTGCTCGACCCGCGCCCGGGGGAGGTGGCCTGGGACCTCTACGGCGGCGCCGGACTGTTCGCCGCCGGGCTGGCCACCCGCGTCGGCGCGTCCGGCCGGGTGACAGTGGTGGAGGCCGCCGCGCACAGCGTCGCCGCCGCCCGGGAGAACCTGGCCGACCTGCCCCGCGTGGAGGTGGTGGCGGCCCGGGTGGAGACCGCGCTGGCCCGCCGACGGATCACCGGCCCGGTCGACGTGGTGGTGCTCGACCCGCCGCGCTCGGGCGCCGGCGCCCCTGTGGTGCGCGCGCTCACCGCCGCCGGCCCGCGAGCTGTCGCGTACGTGGCCTGCGACCCGGCGGCCTTCGCCCGGGACGTCCGCACGTTCGCCGAGCGCGGCTGGCGGCTGGCGGCGCTGCGCGGCTTCGACCTGTTCCCGATGACCCAGCACGTCGAGCTGCTGGGGCTCCTGCTCCCGGTCGACGCTCCCGATGTGGATCGGCCCTGA
- a CDS encoding OB-fold nucleic acid binding domain-containing protein — translation MTTDESRVSLRRILQRFTASEAEIDAQELRQESAECGGVLAQQCSRGQVVSVAGRLRTVVYTPRTNLPTLEADLYDGSDVVTLVWLGRRHISGIEPGRHLTARGRVAMRDERKVIYNPYYELDSPK, via the coding sequence ATGACGACCGACGAGAGCCGGGTGTCGCTGCGGCGCATCCTGCAACGGTTCACCGCCAGCGAGGCCGAGATCGACGCGCAGGAGCTGCGTCAGGAGAGCGCCGAGTGCGGTGGCGTCCTGGCCCAGCAGTGCTCCCGGGGCCAGGTGGTCTCGGTCGCCGGTCGGCTGCGCACGGTGGTCTACACGCCGCGCACCAACCTGCCCACCCTCGAAGCCGACCTGTACGACGGCAGCGACGTCGTCACCCTGGTCTGGCTGGGCCGGCGGCACATCTCCGGGATCGAGCCGGGGCGGCACCTGACCGCGCGCGGTCGGGTGGCCATGCGCGACGAACGCAAGGTCATCTACAACCCGTACTACGAGCTGGACTCGCCGAAGTGA
- a CDS encoding DUF3159 domain-containing protein, with product MTTGQHRAAQPETDPPQEDETLPTIAEQMADQLGGWRGLVESSIPVVVFVLANIIGDLRPAVIASVAVALLIAGLRLAQRRPIRHAVNGLFGVGIGAAIAWRTGDERDFYLPGILYGIGYGIALLISAAVRQPLVGWIWSVLVAKGRAEWRADPKLVRTFTRLTVLWGVVWLAKVGVQAGLYLAHQDTALGVARLALGYPPYALLLLITVWTVRRVTREPQPTPLPGA from the coding sequence ATGACGACGGGACAGCACCGGGCAGCACAGCCGGAGACCGATCCTCCGCAGGAGGACGAGACACTGCCCACGATCGCCGAGCAGATGGCCGACCAGCTCGGCGGCTGGCGGGGGCTTGTCGAGTCGAGCATCCCCGTGGTCGTCTTCGTGCTCGCCAACATCATCGGCGACCTCCGGCCCGCCGTGATCGCCTCGGTGGCCGTCGCGCTGCTGATCGCCGGGTTGCGGCTGGCCCAGCGCCGGCCGATCCGGCACGCGGTGAACGGTCTGTTCGGTGTGGGCATCGGCGCCGCCATCGCCTGGCGCACAGGTGACGAGCGGGATTTCTACCTTCCCGGCATCCTCTACGGCATCGGCTACGGCATCGCCCTGCTGATCTCGGCGGCCGTCCGGCAGCCCCTCGTCGGGTGGATCTGGTCGGTGCTCGTCGCCAAGGGCCGCGCGGAGTGGCGGGCCGACCCGAAGCTGGTGCGCACCTTCACCCGGCTGACCGTGCTCTGGGGCGTGGTGTGGCTCGCCAAGGTGGGCGTCCAGGCCGGGCTCTACCTCGCCCACCAGGACACCGCGCTGGGCGTGGCCCGGCTGGCGCTTGGCTACCCGCCGTACGCGCTGCTGCTGCTCATCACCGTCTGGACGGTGCGCCGGGTCACCCGGGAGCCGCAACCCACCCCACTGCCCGGCGCCTGA
- a CDS encoding potassium channel family protein translates to MRIAIAGAGNVGRSIAQELIENGHQVMLIERQPKMLRPDRVPAAEWVLADACEVASLEEANVAGCDVVVAATGDDKTNLVLSLLAKTEFAVPRVVARVNRAENEWLFTEQWGVDVAVSKPRVMAALVEEAVTVGDLVRLMTFRQGEANLVEITLPPTAPYVGQPIHAVPLPRDSALVAILRGKRVLVPSPDDPIEAGDELIFVCTAEVEDEVRAVILGPDSVERTRGSR, encoded by the coding sequence ATGCGGATCGCCATCGCGGGCGCCGGCAACGTGGGCCGCTCGATCGCCCAGGAGCTGATCGAGAACGGCCACCAGGTGATGCTCATCGAGCGGCAGCCGAAGATGCTCCGGCCGGACCGGGTGCCGGCCGCCGAGTGGGTGCTCGCCGACGCGTGTGAGGTGGCCAGCCTGGAGGAGGCCAACGTCGCCGGCTGCGACGTGGTCGTCGCGGCCACCGGTGACGACAAGACCAACCTGGTGCTGTCGCTGCTTGCCAAGACCGAGTTCGCGGTGCCCCGGGTGGTGGCCCGCGTCAACCGTGCCGAGAACGAGTGGCTCTTCACCGAGCAGTGGGGCGTCGACGTCGCGGTGAGCAAGCCGCGGGTCATGGCCGCGCTTGTCGAGGAGGCGGTCACCGTCGGCGACCTGGTCCGCCTGATGACCTTCCGGCAGGGCGAGGCGAACCTCGTCGAGATCACCCTGCCGCCGACCGCGCCCTACGTCGGTCAGCCCATCCACGCGGTGCCACTGCCCCGCGACTCCGCCCTGGTGGCGATCCTGCGCGGCAAGCGCGTCCTGGTGCCCAGCCCGGACGACCCCATCGAGGCCGGTGACGAGCTGATCTTCGTCTGCACCGCCGAGGTGGAGGACGAGGTCCGCGCGGTCATCCTCGGCCCGGACAGCGTCGAGCGGACCCGCGGCTCACGCTGA